Proteins encoded in a region of the Deltaproteobacteria bacterium genome:
- a CDS encoding isocitrate/isopropylmalate family dehydrogenase, with product MKTHSAVLIPGDGIGPEITAAVRRVMDAAGAPVEWTECKAGVAALEHGSDVLPESTIEAIEHRGIALKGPCTTPVGEGFTSVNVQLRQRLNLYAAVRPVRSLAGVQTRFDDVDLIIVRENTEGLYSGVENQVTDDVVMSMKVATKSASLRIAHWAFRFATRRQRRKITVFHKANIMKVTDGLFLECARRIHQHEYPNIEYEENIIDAGCMKLVQDPGRFDVLLLENLYGDVISDLCAGLVGGLGVVPGANFGEDRAVFEAVHGSAPDIAGTGAANPLAMLMSAVMMLNHLADTREDEGCRQVAERIKTAYDLALDEDRKTPDLGGDLGTEAFADAVIERLAD from the coding sequence ATGAAGACACATTCCGCAGTACTCATCCCCGGGGACGGCATCGGCCCCGAAATCACGGCAGCGGTGCGGCGGGTCATGGACGCGGCCGGCGCGCCCGTCGAGTGGACCGAATGCAAGGCAGGCGTGGCCGCGCTGGAACACGGCTCGGACGTGCTTCCGGAGTCCACCATCGAGGCCATCGAGCACCGTGGGATCGCTCTCAAGGGACCGTGCACCACACCGGTGGGCGAGGGTTTCACCTCGGTCAACGTCCAACTGCGGCAGCGCCTGAACCTGTACGCCGCCGTGCGCCCGGTACGCTCGCTGGCGGGCGTCCAGACCCGGTTCGACGACGTGGACCTCATCATCGTGCGCGAGAACACCGAAGGACTCTACAGCGGCGTCGAAAACCAGGTCACCGACGACGTCGTGATGAGCATGAAGGTGGCGACCAAGAGCGCCAGCCTGCGGATCGCCCACTGGGCGTTCCGCTTCGCCACCCGGCGCCAGCGCCGCAAGATCACGGTCTTCCACAAGGCCAACATCATGAAGGTCACGGACGGCCTGTTCCTGGAGTGCGCCCGCCGCATCCACCAGCACGAGTACCCGAACATCGAGTACGAGGAGAACATCATCGACGCGGGCTGCATGAAGCTGGTCCAGGACCCGGGCCGCTTCGACGTGCTGCTGTTGGAGAACCTCTACGGCGACGTCATCAGCGACCTGTGCGCGGGCCTCGTGGGCGGACTCGGGGTGGTGCCCGGGGCCAACTTCGGCGAGGACCGGGCCGTCTTCGAGGCGGTGCACGGCTCCGCGCCGGACATCGCGGGAACCGGGGCGGCCAATCCGCTGGCCATGCTGATGTCCGCGGTGATGATGCTCAACCACCTGGCGGACACGCGCGAAGACGAAGGCTGCCGCCAAGTCGCCGAGCGCATCAAGACCGCCTACGACCTGGCCCTCGACGAGGACCGCAAGACCCCCGACCTGGGCGGAGACCTGGGCACCGAGGCCTTCGCCGATGCGGTGATCGAGCGACTGGCGGACTGA
- a CDS encoding transposase has protein sequence MARPLRIEYPHAHYHVTCRGNDRRRIFTDDDDRQAFLERLRKSLEIYDVRLHAFVLMHNHFHLMVETPGANLSDFMRHFNVAYTSFFNRRHRRTGHLYQGRFKSILFQPDAHLLALSRYVHMNPVRVVRRRPTVPDQIRQLWLYRWSSLGGYVSARRRESWVHYDAVLAEVGESRQRYGRFVQDGLEQGVPTPWKAVRGQVVLGDDRFWAAAAGRGSDVAGAVPGETPERRARRLQPARITAEVAAHFQLPPARLQRKRGRCRDQRGLLMELMYRYAGMTQQAIGAHLGGLDYSAVSHERRRVRERMAEDPALVKDWRAIESRLEDSAGRRDGTDAP, from the coding sequence ATGGCACGGCCGTTACGGATCGAGTACCCGCACGCGCACTACCACGTCACCTGCCGGGGCAACGACCGCAGAAGGATCTTCACTGACGACGACGACCGGCAGGCGTTCCTCGAACGGTTGCGGAAATCGTTGGAGATCTATGACGTCCGGTTGCACGCCTTCGTGCTGATGCACAACCACTTCCACCTGATGGTGGAAACCCCCGGGGCCAACCTCTCGGACTTCATGCGGCACTTCAACGTCGCGTACACATCCTTCTTCAACCGACGCCATCGGCGCACGGGGCACCTCTACCAAGGCCGGTTCAAGTCGATCCTGTTCCAGCCCGACGCACACTTGCTCGCGCTGAGCCGGTACGTGCACATGAATCCGGTGCGCGTGGTCCGCCGGCGACCCACGGTTCCCGACCAGATCCGGCAACTGTGGCTGTACCGCTGGAGCAGCCTCGGAGGGTACGTGTCCGCGCGGCGCCGGGAATCGTGGGTGCACTACGACGCCGTGCTCGCGGAGGTGGGAGAATCGCGGCAGCGCTATGGCCGGTTCGTACAGGACGGCTTGGAACAGGGCGTACCGACTCCGTGGAAAGCCGTGCGCGGCCAGGTGGTGCTGGGGGACGACCGTTTCTGGGCTGCCGCGGCGGGACGGGGGTCCGACGTAGCCGGAGCCGTTCCGGGGGAAACGCCGGAGCGACGCGCGCGGCGCCTCCAACCCGCACGCATCACCGCCGAGGTGGCGGCCCACTTCCAACTGCCGCCCGCGCGACTGCAGCGAAAGCGAGGCCGTTGCCGCGACCAACGCGGCCTCTTGATGGAGCTCATGTACCGCTATGCGGGAATGACCCAGCAGGCCATCGGCGCGCACCTGGGAGGCCTCGACTACAGCGCCGTAAGCCACGAACGGAGGCGTGTCCGCGAGCGCATGGCGGAGGACCCCGCGTTGGTCAAGGACTGGCGTGCGATCGAGTCACGCCTGGAAGACTCCGCCGGGAGACGCGATGGCACCGACGCGCCTTGA
- a CDS encoding alpha/beta fold hydrolase has protein sequence MRIQHRIGSARAGLLAALLFLAPAPLAAASLDDPFVSSERQWVVTDEKFELSLKRFRQYKREPRPLPVILIHGLLVNSSFLDFGRASLAEYLAEAGFDVWNLSLRGTGRSLNPLGWGNKPWNLDDILRKDLPAVIEHVRKQAGGADVLVVGYELGGALALAHVGRTPEHGVAGVVSIAAPMSFDSPAQDWLDTLLKLDRVPLLRTTLLHMNSSGLNRMLFFMPWFEDAFYNRKNMAQSVRQEFLDTALTPVNRGVLDQIVTAVEQDEFVSADGKTSYRDTLSGITIPVLLVGGGTDSIAPPEALEQVYRELGSEDRDLMIFWPDPGEDVSYGHFDLILGRKAKDEVFPLIRSWLEAQAGGRDFLSLPR, from the coding sequence ATGCGCATCCAGCACCGAATCGGGTCCGCCCGTGCCGGCCTCCTGGCGGCCCTCCTTTTTCTTGCGCCCGCGCCGCTGGCCGCCGCCTCGCTCGACGACCCGTTCGTCTCCTCCGAGCGCCAGTGGGTCGTCACCGACGAGAAGTTCGAGCTGTCCCTCAAGCGCTTCCGGCAGTACAAGCGGGAGCCGCGGCCGCTGCCGGTGATCCTGATCCACGGGCTCCTGGTGAACAGCTCTTTTCTGGACTTCGGGCGCGCCAGCCTCGCGGAGTATCTCGCCGAGGCGGGTTTCGACGTCTGGAACCTGTCGCTACGCGGCACCGGCCGGAGCCTCAACCCCCTGGGCTGGGGGAACAAGCCGTGGAATCTGGACGACATCTTGAGGAAAGACCTGCCCGCGGTCATCGAGCACGTGCGCAAGCAGGCCGGCGGCGCGGACGTCCTGGTGGTGGGTTACGAGCTTGGCGGAGCGCTGGCCCTGGCCCATGTCGGCCGGACCCCCGAGCACGGCGTCGCCGGAGTCGTCAGCATCGCCGCGCCCATGTCGTTCGACAGTCCCGCTCAGGACTGGCTCGACACCCTGCTCAAGCTCGATCGGGTGCCGCTGTTGCGCACCACGCTGCTGCACATGAACTCGTCCGGGCTGAACCGCATGTTGTTCTTCATGCCGTGGTTCGAGGACGCGTTCTACAACCGCAAGAACATGGCGCAGTCGGTCCGGCAGGAGTTCCTGGACACCGCCCTCACGCCGGTCAACAGGGGGGTGCTGGATCAGATCGTCACCGCCGTGGAACAGGACGAGTTCGTCAGCGCCGACGGCAAGACGAGCTACCGGGACACGTTGTCCGGGATAACCATACCGGTTCTCCTGGTGGGTGGAGGCACCGACTCCATCGCGCCGCCCGAGGCCCTCGAGCAGGTCTACCGGGAGTTGGGCTCGGAGGACCGGGACCTGATGATCTTCTGGCCGGACCCGGGCGAGGACGTGAGCTACGGTCACTTCGACCTGATCCTGGGCCGGAAGGCCAAGGACGAAGTCTTTCCGCTCATCCGGAGCTGGCTGGAGGCGCAGGCCGGGGGCCGGGATTTTCTGAGCCTTCCGCGCTAA
- a CDS encoding alpha/beta hydrolase, with protein sequence MFEGFATHDIDRGNATIHCRAGGQGNPVLLLHGFPQSHVQWHRLAPLLMDEFTLVVPDLRGYGASRGPEPDSEHVNYSKREMAKDMVHVMSELGHDRFGVVSHDRGARVGYRLALDSPERVSHFVSLDTVPTLDSWEATDMNVSIRRFHWSFLAQPAPLPERMIGADPDFFIMHLLDRWAGGPGLLDPAAVEAYKAAFRRPSVRQAMLEDYRAGATIDFEHDRQDRQTGRKLRCPVLVVRGSPRRPKPLGPVWERWADDVSEAALDCGHFIAEEAPEACAEAVRRFLSAG encoded by the coding sequence ATGTTCGAGGGATTCGCGACACACGATATCGACCGCGGGAATGCCACCATCCATTGCCGCGCCGGCGGTCAGGGCAACCCCGTCCTGCTGTTGCATGGATTCCCGCAGAGTCACGTGCAGTGGCATCGGCTGGCGCCGCTGCTGATGGACGAATTCACGCTGGTTGTCCCCGACCTCCGCGGTTACGGAGCGAGCCGGGGACCCGAGCCCGATTCGGAGCACGTCAACTACTCCAAGCGTGAGATGGCCAAGGACATGGTTCATGTCATGTCGGAGCTTGGTCATGACCGGTTCGGCGTCGTCTCGCATGACCGCGGCGCGAGGGTGGGTTATCGGCTGGCTCTCGATTCTCCCGAGCGGGTCAGCCATTTCGTAAGCCTGGACACCGTCCCGACGCTGGACTCCTGGGAGGCCACGGACATGAACGTCTCCATCAGGCGTTTCCACTGGTCCTTCCTGGCTCAACCCGCGCCCTTGCCCGAACGAATGATCGGCGCGGACCCGGACTTCTTCATCATGCACCTGCTGGATCGGTGGGCCGGAGGGCCGGGGTTGTTGGATCCGGCGGCGGTCGAAGCGTACAAGGCGGCGTTCCGAAGACCCAGCGTGCGGCAGGCGATGCTGGAAGACTACCGCGCCGGCGCAACCATCGACTTCGAGCACGATCGGCAAGACCGGCAGACGGGACGGAAGCTCCGGTGCCCGGTCCTGGTGGTGCGCGGGTCGCCGCGCCGGCCCAAACCGCTGGGCCCGGTTTGGGAACGTTGGGCCGATGACGTGTCCGAGGCTGCCTTGGACTGCGGCCACTTCATCGCCGAGGAGGCGCCGGAGGCTTGTGCGGAAGCCGTTCGCCGTTTCCTGTCGGCCGGGTAG
- a CDS encoding 4Fe-4S dicluster domain-containing protein codes for MRGTTPRRMQGLADPVLSTMVHDLGMEKVPHYASRSEKVVGYTDRWVENAKFRDGPVNPQRVEVTDRAAMTAQVKAKAHELGADLVGICRLTPTMIDLGEEVPHEFVIAACITEDYHKVLEGADAVEEEAMRVYAACSDLATELAAYVRDLGYPAWAHHNGVREVQAIPVFYQVGFGELGRHGSLINEKFGADFRPGFVTTDLPLDVDEPREFGVQDFCMNCNVCMLNCPGDAIPKEHVVTEGIKRWLIDLEKCYPYSRLRDEYCHLCVDVCPFNVQSHRTTFKTFMKHRKRIGYKSPKY; via the coding sequence ATGCGCGGAACAACACCCAGACGGATGCAGGGACTGGCCGATCCCGTGCTGTCCACCATGGTTCACGACCTGGGTATGGAAAAGGTGCCCCACTACGCCAGCCGATCGGAGAAGGTGGTCGGATACACCGATCGTTGGGTGGAAAACGCCAAGTTCCGCGACGGTCCGGTGAACCCGCAACGGGTCGAGGTGACGGACCGCGCGGCCATGACCGCGCAAGTCAAGGCCAAGGCGCACGAACTGGGCGCGGACCTCGTGGGGATCTGCCGGCTCACGCCGACCATGATCGACCTGGGCGAAGAGGTGCCCCACGAGTTCGTCATCGCGGCGTGCATCACCGAAGACTACCACAAGGTACTCGAAGGCGCGGACGCGGTGGAAGAAGAGGCCATGCGCGTCTACGCGGCGTGCTCCGATCTGGCCACCGAGCTGGCCGCCTACGTTCGCGACCTGGGGTATCCCGCGTGGGCGCATCACAACGGCGTGCGCGAGGTGCAGGCGATCCCGGTGTTCTACCAGGTGGGGTTCGGCGAGCTGGGTCGCCACGGCAGCCTGATCAACGAGAAATTCGGCGCGGACTTCCGTCCCGGCTTCGTCACCACCGACCTGCCGCTGGACGTGGACGAGCCGCGGGAGTTCGGCGTCCAGGACTTCTGCATGAACTGCAACGTGTGCATGCTCAACTGCCCGGGCGACGCGATTCCCAAGGAGCACGTGGTCACCGAGGGCATCAAGCGCTGGCTCATCGACCTGGAGAAGTGCTACCCCTACTCGCGCCTGCGCGACGAGTACTGTCACCTGTGCGTGGACGTCTGCCCGTTCAACGTCCAAAGCCACCGCACCACTTTCAAGACGTTCATGAAGCACCGCAAGCGCATCGGCTACAAGTCTCCGAAGTACTGA
- a CDS encoding prepilin-type N-terminal cleavage/methylation domain-containing protein — translation MRLFFDADRRRRRLGFRNAGWRRGRWSFARGFTLIELLVVLAIQGILLAAVVTSFTGQLTAHDLQEQITAMHQNARAAMTMVVGEARKAGYDPAGVGFAGITYDPVRLRIAVDHNGDGDLSDSNERVVYFHDATGMVLRRDTGGGGQPVVEDVQSFAVEYLDGAGGSTTATAVIRRLRVTITTRTSKRDPRYPRNGGYRTHTLRSVVTPVNLGLVP, via the coding sequence ATGCGCCTGTTTTTCGACGCGGACCGGCGCCGGCGACGACTTGGTTTCCGGAACGCCGGGTGGAGGCGCGGCCGCTGGTCCTTCGCCCGGGGCTTCACGCTTATCGAGCTCCTGGTGGTGCTGGCGATCCAGGGGATTCTGCTCGCCGCGGTGGTCACGAGCTTCACCGGCCAGCTCACCGCTCACGACCTTCAGGAGCAGATCACCGCCATGCATCAGAACGCCCGCGCGGCCATGACCATGGTTGTCGGCGAGGCGAGGAAGGCCGGTTACGATCCGGCGGGCGTGGGTTTCGCGGGCATAACCTACGATCCTGTCCGATTGCGCATCGCGGTCGACCACAACGGCGACGGCGACTTGTCGGACTCCAACGAGCGGGTCGTCTACTTTCACGACGCCACCGGCATGGTCCTCCGGCGCGATACCGGCGGCGGCGGGCAGCCGGTGGTGGAGGACGTGCAGTCCTTTGCCGTGGAGTACCTGGACGGTGCGGGCGGCTCGACCACGGCCACGGCGGTGATACGAAGGCTCCGGGTTACCATCACCACGCGGACCTCCAAGCGGGATCCGCGTTACCCGCGGAACGGCGGCTACCGTACCCACACGCTCCGTTCCGTCGTGACGCCGGTCAACCTGGGGCTGGTGCCGTGA
- a CDS encoding prepilin peptidase: MGALAPAEPFRALLLFVFGSCIGSFLNVCITRLPAGESILAPASHCRSCKEPLPFRANLPLISYLLLRARCALCGARIPVRYWLVELGAALATLAGYLRVGAGPRLGVHLSFVCALVAAAVIDLETGIIPDAISVYGTAAAFALSWCAPALSIEDFPSPGGSLLGALCGGGVLWATAAGYRAVTGRDGLGGGDVKLLAMIGSFAGWERVPGILAVSALAGSVCGIGLACVRKDVSLKTPLPFAPFLSLGALVCLYTSACRVSAGR, translated from the coding sequence ATGGGCGCACTCGCACCAGCGGAACCGTTTCGGGCGCTTCTGCTCTTCGTGTTCGGCTCCTGCATCGGGAGCTTCCTGAACGTCTGCATCACCCGTCTGCCGGCGGGCGAGTCCATCCTTGCCCCGGCGTCCCACTGCCGCTCCTGCAAGGAGCCGCTCCCGTTCCGGGCGAACCTGCCGTTGATCAGCTACCTGTTGCTGCGCGCGCGTTGCGCTCTCTGCGGCGCCCGCATCCCGGTGCGCTACTGGCTGGTGGAACTGGGCGCGGCGCTGGCGACCCTCGCCGGTTATCTGCGAGTCGGCGCCGGTCCGCGCCTGGGGGTCCACCTCTCCTTCGTCTGCGCCCTGGTGGCGGCGGCGGTGATCGATCTCGAGACCGGCATCATTCCCGACGCCATCAGCGTTTACGGCACGGCCGCGGCGTTCGCGCTGTCGTGGTGCGCGCCCGCCCTCTCCATCGAGGACTTTCCTTCGCCCGGCGGTTCGCTCCTGGGGGCGCTGTGCGGCGGCGGCGTGCTGTGGGCCACGGCCGCCGGCTACCGCGCCGTCACCGGCCGGGACGGCCTCGGCGGCGGCGACGTCAAGCTGCTGGCGATGATCGGCTCCTTCGCCGGCTGGGAACGGGTCCCCGGTATTCTGGCGGTGAGCGCCCTGGCGGGTTCCGTGTGCGGCATCGGGCTCGCGTGCGTCAGGAAGGACGTTTCGTTGAAGACTCCCTTGCCGTTCGCGCCCTTCCTGAGTCTGGGGGCGCTTGTGTGCCTGTACACAAGCGCCTGCCGTGTCTCTGCCGGCCGTTGA
- a CDS encoding GspH/FimT family pseudopilin produces MPPASASTAGFSLLGQMITVALAGIMLTIAVPGYLKVMPRHRLHGAARQVTGDLMWARMKAIQRNNRYRIFFLNDREYQILDDADNDGSVDPGEWTFTRDLQADYRDVVVRSNNNPVFSPRGTASHLATITLTNPAGTKRVSISIAGRVRIR; encoded by the coding sequence ATGCCGCCAGCGTCTGCTTCCACCGCCGGATTTTCCCTGCTGGGTCAAATGATCACCGTGGCCCTCGCCGGCATCATGCTGACCATCGCGGTGCCGGGCTACCTGAAGGTGATGCCCAGGCACCGCCTCCACGGCGCGGCGCGCCAAGTGACCGGGGACCTCATGTGGGCGCGCATGAAGGCGATCCAGCGCAACAACCGCTACCGGATCTTCTTCCTCAACGACCGCGAGTACCAAATACTCGACGACGCGGACAACGACGGCTCCGTGGACCCCGGCGAGTGGACGTTCACGCGGGACCTCCAGGCGGACTACAGGGACGTGGTGGTCCGCTCCAATAACAACCCGGTGTTCAGCCCGCGCGGAACGGCCAGCCATCTGGCGACCATCACCCTCACCAACCCGGCGGGCACGAAGCGCGTCAGCATCAGCATCGCGGGCCGCGTGCGCATCCGCTGA
- a CDS encoding LLM class flavin-dependent oxidoreductase translates to MKLGLSPLQGTDSFEETIWECERAEEAGFDSVWLGEHHNNPVLYPAPLLGLAAIAARTRRVALGTGVLLLPLYHPMCVAEEGAMVDMISGGRLILGVGAGYAPEEFAAFGLSVKQRGSRLDEGAALLRRLWTETHVTHDGRYFHVNDATVGPRPVQQPAPPIWFGAWTAPAIERAARLGDAWLAGPSAALSELASCAEAYRRACSELGKTPGEIAAFRYVFVADTTEQALASAGDSFIQAYENMYFRWPHPVIKRPAGDLTIERLAENRIILGDPETCAREIARFRQELGLTHLICRFSVPGISREASASSLDLFAREVMPALR, encoded by the coding sequence ATGAAACTGGGACTGAGCCCGTTGCAGGGCACCGACAGCTTCGAGGAAACCATTTGGGAATGCGAGCGCGCGGAGGAGGCCGGGTTCGATTCGGTCTGGCTCGGCGAGCACCACAACAATCCCGTGCTCTATCCGGCGCCGCTGCTCGGGCTCGCCGCCATCGCCGCGCGCACGCGCCGGGTGGCCCTGGGCACCGGAGTGCTGCTGCTGCCGCTCTACCACCCCATGTGCGTGGCCGAAGAGGGAGCCATGGTGGACATGATCTCCGGGGGCCGCCTCATCCTCGGGGTGGGAGCCGGGTACGCTCCCGAGGAGTTCGCCGCCTTCGGCCTGTCCGTGAAGCAGCGCGGCAGCCGCCTCGACGAGGGCGCGGCGCTGCTTCGGCGGCTCTGGACCGAGACCCACGTCACCCACGACGGGCGCTACTTCCACGTAAACGACGCCACGGTGGGGCCGAGGCCGGTGCAGCAGCCGGCGCCGCCCATCTGGTTCGGCGCCTGGACCGCCCCGGCCATCGAGCGCGCCGCCCGCCTCGGCGACGCATGGCTCGCGGGTCCGTCCGCTGCCCTGTCCGAGCTGGCATCCTGCGCCGAGGCCTATCGCCGGGCGTGCTCCGAGCTGGGCAAGACGCCGGGCGAGATCGCCGCCTTCCGCTACGTCTTCGTCGCCGACACCACCGAGCAGGCGCTCGCGTCCGCCGGCGATTCCTTCATCCAGGCCTACGAGAACATGTACTTCCGCTGGCCCCACCCGGTGATCAAGCGGCCCGCCGGGGACCTCACCATCGAGCGCCTGGCCGAGAACCGCATCATCCTGGGCGATCCCGAAACCTGCGCGCGGGAGATCGCGCGCTTTCGGCAGGAGCTGGGGCTCACCCATCTCATCTGCCGCTTCTCCGTCCCCGGCATTTCCCGCGAGGCGTCCGCATCGTCCCTCGACCTGTTCGCACGGGAGGTGATGCCGGCCCTGCGGTGA
- a CDS encoding prepilin-type N-terminal cleavage/methylation domain-containing protein, with the protein MTRPRSSLAGQRGFSMIELLVAMLILSTALLGLGRVAIGVVQGNLRSRDHSVATFLAQDRIESLRGGGGAVAPATEDYGAIPDFPGFRRVTEVLRDTPERGLSTVTVTVSWDQGERSAVLRTLVGR; encoded by the coding sequence ATGACACGACCGCGTTCGTCGTTGGCCGGACAACGGGGCTTCTCCATGATCGAGCTGCTGGTGGCGATGCTGATCCTGTCGACCGCGCTCCTGGGGCTCGGACGCGTCGCCATCGGAGTGGTCCAGGGAAACCTCCGGAGCCGCGACCACAGCGTTGCCACGTTCCTGGCCCAGGATCGCATCGAGAGTCTCAGGGGTGGCGGAGGCGCCGTCGCCCCGGCCACGGAGGACTACGGTGCAATACCCGACTTCCCCGGTTTCAGACGGGTCACCGAGGTCCTGCGGGACACCCCCGAGAGGGGCTTGAGCACCGTCACGGTGACCGTCTCCTGGGATCAGGGCGAGCGCTCGGCGGTCCTCCGGACCCTTGTGGGCCGGTGA
- a CDS encoding phosphoribosylanthranilate isomerase codes for MAGLLQAFALSLSTISGQARRSAVGGRPLLLQADSRYEHERAMAQTIIQIAGVRDEGEAGMLVANGVHRLGFPIGLDVHAEDLPADEAAAVIERLDIGFQAWLITYRHDPRAVAAMCRRLGCAGVQLHGDAGPDALRRFKALCPGLQVVKSLVVREGNLAELEERVRALAAHVDGFITDTFDPASGASGATGKTHDWGVSRRLVELSPRPVILAGGLTPENVARAIETVRPAGVDVHTGVEDGSGRKDPARVRAFVSNASAAFAALART; via the coding sequence TTGGCCGGGCTCCTCCAAGCGTTCGCCCTGAGCCTGTCGACGATCTCGGGGCAGGCGCGGCGAAGCGCGGTCGGCGGGCGCCCACTGTTGCTGCAAGCCGATTCGCGCTACGAACACGAGCGAGCCATGGCGCAGACCATCATCCAGATCGCGGGAGTCCGGGACGAGGGCGAGGCGGGGATGCTCGTAGCGAACGGCGTCCACCGGCTCGGGTTTCCCATCGGGCTGGACGTGCACGCGGAGGATCTGCCGGCGGACGAGGCGGCCGCGGTCATCGAACGCCTCGACATTGGCTTTCAGGCTTGGCTGATCACCTACCGCCACGACCCGCGCGCCGTGGCCGCCATGTGCCGCCGGCTCGGCTGCGCCGGCGTCCAACTGCACGGCGATGCCGGCCCGGACGCGCTGAGGCGGTTCAAGGCTCTGTGCCCGGGCCTCCAGGTGGTGAAGAGCTTGGTGGTGCGGGAGGGAAACCTGGCGGAGTTGGAAGAGCGGGTCCGGGCGCTGGCCGCGCACGTAGACGGTTTCATCACCGACACCTTCGATCCAGCCAGTGGCGCGTCCGGGGCCACCGGCAAGACTCACGATTGGGGCGTCAGCCGCCGATTGGTGGAACTGAGTCCCCGACCTGTCATACTGGCGGGAGGATTGACGCCGGAGAACGTGGCCCGGGCCATCGAAACCGTCAGGCCCGCGGGCGTCGACGTCCACACCGGTGTCGAGGACGGCTCCGGCCGCAAGGACCCCGCGCGGGTGCGTGCTTTCGTGTCCAACGCATCGGCGGCGTTCGCCGCGCTCGCGCGGACCTAG